From Microtus pennsylvanicus isolate mMicPen1 chromosome 10, mMicPen1.hap1, whole genome shotgun sequence, one genomic window encodes:
- the Dusp23 gene encoding dual specificity protein phosphatase 23: protein MGVQPPNFSWVLPGRLAGLALPRLPAHYQFLLDLGVRHLVSLTERGPPHSDSCPGLTLHRLRIPDFCPPAPEQIDQFVKIVDEANARGEAVGVHCALGFGRTGTMLACYLVKEQGLAAGDAIAEIRRLRPGSIETYEQEKAVFQFYQRTK from the exons ATGGGCGTGCAGCCCCCCAACTTCTCCTGGGTGCTCCCGGGCCGGCTAGCCGGGCTGGCGCTGCCGCGGCTCCCTGCGcactaccagttcctgctggacCTGGGCGTGAGGCACCTGGTGTCCCTGACAGAGCGTGGACCCCCTCACAGCGATAGCTGTCCGGGCCTCACTCTGCACCGGCTGCGCATCCCTGACTTCTGCCCGCCGGCCCCGGAACAGATCGACCAATTTGTGAAGATCGTGGACGAGGCCAACGCCCGGGGAGAG GCTGTTGGAGTGCACTGCGCCCTGGGCTTTGGCCGCACTGGCACCATGCTGGCCTGCTACCTGGTGAAGGAGCAGGGCTTGGCTGCTGGAGATGCTATCGCTGAGATTCGGCGCCTGCGGCCAGGATCCATTGAGACCTATGAACAAGAGAAAGCCGTTTTTCAGTTCTACCAGCGAACAAAATAA